The stretch of DNA TTAGTGAAGCtatatcaacttttttttttgaataaataaataaatgtttgataTCCACAAATGCTTAAAAAACgagaaagtaattaattaaaaaatattacatatatatatatatatatatatatatatatatatatatgatgtgtgtgtgtgtgtttttgtgtgtgttaatttttatgatcttctttatttatctaCATTTATATTATCTAACTTGTTTATAATTAAGGAAccccatttttcttttttaatgttagaatttatgattgttttaattttttaacttctcacatttattgttattaaatttgtaaacgtGGTGAAGACGAAGTAAagtgaaaataataacaaaaaagtaaataattttgaaaaaaataattaaaaatataaatattaattatttgttaatataagTGTTAAAAAGTTTCACTAAAAGATTTTTCTGATTTTACCTTTTATGTAAGAGATGAGAAAAATTAAGATAACGAGAAAATGTTTTGTGTTTGGATTATATGATGAATTTACTTGtcctttttgtattttaattttaattatttatttatgtaatagaaaacatataataatgaaatattaaattaaaatacttgattttattcattattttcatatttttattttattaaaatataaaaacatactaataaaatattagtgatataataatttaaaattattaaatgttttttacattttatatttgtaaccataggtattaaaaaatcataattgattatagatttttatataattgattaatttatgtttttttaatcgattgtaaaagaaatatatagttgaattacatatttttcttcACAAATATGCTCGACATATCGTGGaaagtattattaatatatactaATGTAATCATGTAATAAAGCCCAACTAGTCATCAATAAAATGACAGTTTATTTAGATTGGATTTATTTGGATTAGGCTCATGAATTATTAGAAGTaagttttaagcctaacttacTTAGACTTAAAAGTTATTTCTATTATGGTATTAGAGTTAAATTAGAGTCTATTATAACGAGTTTTGTTGGATATTTTGTTTCATCCGATATCGGGCCACTAATGGACCACCCACTAATTTTTTGTTCACGccacgagatgaatataccttAGCGTATggggggtgtgttggaagtcgaCTAGAAATAAGACCAGTTTTGTGGGATTGAATTATACTTAAAACTTACTTGTAACATGAATCTCGAATATTAAATAGAAATGGTTCACATAATTAAatggaaataaattatataaaaaaactgAATAAAAAATACCAAGAACATATATAAAAAGCACATTTATTAATCACCAATTCCAACATAAATGTTTGTTGAGAGAAGTTCAACAAACAATCTAATTATTCTgttacaaaaatagaaaaatcgaAGCATAATCCACCGTTGCTACCATTGAATGTTGTGGCTTAAAGtctgaaagaagaaaagaaaggaaaagcaATGTGAAGAAAAgcaaatgaatgaaaatattaagaTGAACTATGTATAGGTGAAAAAAGAAGTCTTACTTTTCGCACTCCAAGTCCTTGGAGAAGAGAAAATGGACACTGATTTTACAAGTTTTGCAAAGATTATTGACTCTGTCTTTGTCTAGGTTAGGAACCTGAGATGCTCCTTCCTTAAGGCACTTACATGCagcttttttttcttcctttgttgGTGTCGATTCTATGAGTTTGGTCAATCCTTGGCAGCAAGGAGTTGAAGGAGTATCAGTTTTCTTGGTCAGAAAATCTAAGCATGGCGCCACTAAGGATTTTTCCTGGTCACAGGTTAAGCCCTTCGATGCCTCTTTGGCCGCAACTGTGAAAACTAACACAACTAGTAGAGTGAAGAATGATACAAACACAGACTTCATTTTGACACAAAGGATTATCTTAATGATTCACTCGTGTTTTGATTTTGGATGGATGAAACGTTGAGGGAGATGTTGCATATTTATAGTCACATACATGGTACATTTTGAGCTTTTATCACGTGACCATTGTTTATGACTATTAATCACTTCTTGttcttttcctttcttgttCTTGGAATATGGTCcacaaaatcacaaaataataTGACAAAGTATGAGTTACGTTTTGTTACTTGTTTTATGGTTAAAGTATTACTTTGGTCCttgattttgttaagaaatatGAAATGGGTCCTCCAATtgatttttgtctcaatttggtttcaattttttaaatttaatttgatctttttcgGTTAGTTTTCCATAAACGgtattaaattctaaaaaatcacaaattgacATGTGATACTGACTTTAACATAGTTTATGAACAACTAATGGCAATACCCAAATagaatcacttttaaaaaatcatgatcaaattgagacaaaaattaaactaaaagatCAATTTTACACTTATtgacattttattaatttttttatttgtttcaatggTTTTGACATGTAATAATTTTGTTGtcattaactttttcttttgttttctctgGATGTGGTAAAGATCAATGGCGGATCTTCGTCAAGATTTATAGAAgagtcaaaataatacattcaaaatttatatatttaatattattgttactaatttaataaaaatgaatatataatttagtaaactataattatgaaagaaattacacatatataaaGGATTGCACAtcgttttttcatattcttgaactcattaataattgaatcataattaaatttttcagttATATtcttttcaatgtaaataaccatattatctgcaacatattcatcttccatttttattaatgtgCATAGATAGATTCAAAAAGCTCTCACAAGCTTTTGTTTCATTGTTATACGATGAGCAATCATATTgtcttgttttcattttcaccggtaatttctcttttatcatttttaaaaaataaatttattcacttgtttttcatcaatatacctatttaaaaaagaatttatcataatctaatcaaaaattgatagaaataattactaaaaaaactatgataatcaagttataACTAAAAACCAGTTacaaaaaatcacataatacattacttgttcttctatattcataagaaatgaatataaaaagggtcatgagataaaaaataatgttaaatattaaaaaaatatttcactatcaagtgagacaagagagttacttttgttttctttaagaatatataaaaaatgagaataaaaaataatgagttttggtctaacttttctttttttcaataacAAAGTAACAAAAACACGTGTCTAAACGTGAAAGATGAATACAAAAtgtaaaaaacttaaaagataataaaagagaaaataaaaaatatcttaataatatttttctttattatatttgattttgtttatttactaacattaaacatttataatttacaaaGTTTGAGGGGATTGTGGTCCACACCTACTCCTTCTAGAAGTACCCACAAaacaagataaataattaaaaatcaataaaataataaatataataaaatcatattaaattattatattttgtaaattaattaattttaatatatttttattttgaaaataactttttttataataaattttataatttttaaaacaactttATTTTATCATGTCAAAGAAATcatttacaaattttcaaaaaattttcttatttctctTCATCTTTCCTTCCATCCAAATAACCATACTTTCTCCGCTCATTTTTACTCTCTTCAATTCATCCTACAACAAGctaaataaaatgttttctctcatatcttaatttttaaaatctcttACATAgaagataaaattagaaaattcttttagttaaaattttaatacttatattaagaaataataaatatttgtattgttaattatattttaaaaatttatttcttttctttgttattcttttcactttataaattaacaataaatgttagaaattaaaaataaaaataaaaaaccacaaATAATTCTAACCTCATGAAAGCAAAATGAGATACAAACATAATACATTCATTCATTATCTTGTCTTGTCTTGTTTTGAACATCTAGAACTCCTTccaagaaaacaaacaaaaaagtttgaaacataaaaaagagagaattataatttaactctcattttttattctctGATGTAATATAGTATGgatcattgatttctttgaaGAAAATGGTAGTAATACATTAAGGACAATAAtactttaattcattttttttattcatttttaactcACCATTAGGTCATCATATCACATCATtacaaataatcaaaatagaTGATCTAATAGTGATTGAAGTAGTGAGTTAAAAATGAGTCAAAAAAGTggggttaaaatatcataatacgAACATTAATCAATGACTTACACTAAATCACATcagaacataaaaaataaaagtcaaaaaataagaattttggaTCAAGCGTAACTCATACTTCATCTGTGGACCATActccaagaaaaagaaaagaacaaaacgTGATTAATAGTCATAAATAGGTGACGTGATGAAAGCTCCAAATGCACCATGCATGTGGCTATAAATGTAACATCTCCCTCACTGTTCCATCCATCCAAAACCATTAACACAAGAGTGAATCAGTGAGATAAACCTGTGTATCAAAATGAAGCCTGTGTTTGTATCATTCTTCACTTTACTTGTGTTAGTCTTCACAGTTGCAGCGAAAGAGCCATCGAAGGGCTTAACCTGTGACCAGGAGAAAACCTTAGTGGCGCCATGCGTAGATTTTCTGACCAAGAAAACTGATACCCCTGCAACTCCTTGCTGTGAAGGGTTGAAGAAAATCATAGAATCGTCACCtacaaagaaagagaaaaaagctGCATGTAAGTGCCTTAAGGAAGCAGCATCTCAGGTTCCTAACCTAGACAAAGACAGAGCCAATAATCTTTGCAAAACTTGTAAAATCACTGTCGATTTTCTCTTCTCCAAGAACTTTGAGTGCGAAAAGTAAGACTTCTTTTTTCACCTATACATAATTCAtcttaatattttcattcatttgcTTTTCTTCACATtgcttttcctttcttttcttctttcagaCTTTAAGCCACAACATTCAATGGTAGAAACGGTGGATTATGCTTCGATTTTTCTAGTTTTGTAGCAGAATAATAAGATTGTTTGTTGAACTTCTGTCAACAAACATTTATGTTGGAATTGATGATTAATAAATATGCTTTTTATATATGTTCTTGGTATcttctattcattttttttatatataatttctttccaTTTAATTGTGATGAACCATTTGTGTTTAATATTTGAGATTCACGAGCCTAATCCAAAATTAATCCAATTGAAATAAGCTATCATTCTATATATGAAACCAATTAGGCTTTACTACATTATGACATTAgtataaattaatcaaaaagGTAAGGTAACTaagtaattgaaaataaattaaattattggaatataaattaaaataatacattaatcactgataaattagataatttaaatatagattaataaataggtttagaattaaatttagtttattatgtaaatatatattgtataataaACTGAATTTTGAAGGCATCAAAATAGAAGAATGCGTGGGTCAAAATGAATAAagtattaatgaaaaatttataattctattaagattataaaatatatgtcaaTTAAGATTAATATAAGAAATGTTTAACTTTACTTCCTCTTAAATTACTTATTGGATTGACATGCTACAAATAAAGCGtgcttttgaaaaattaaaattttctataatcTGTGTATCACTTAGAAGATGTCACCTtatgttgtaagagaaagttgttaaaatttagtagtcaaaaaatcattttccttgtttatcttgttttatCTTAGCATCTAGAACACCTTCCaagaaaacaaacagaaaaaaaagttgaaacaaataaaaaaatgaaggaaatgtAACTCATACTTTATCTTGTTTTATCTTAGCATCTAGAACACCTTccaagaaaacaaacaaaaaaaagttgaaacaaataaaaaaactaatgatATTATGACTTTCATTTTTTGACTCTTATATCTTATTCTTTGATGGGACTTAGTGTGGGTCATTGATTAATATACcactatattttcttttgaaataatcAATAATCCACACTAAATCAGGTCagagaataaaaaatgagagtCAAAAAAGGGAATTCATAGTATAATTTTcctagaaaatgaagaaaatataactcatacttcatcatattattttGTGGACCATACTccaagaaaaggaaaacaacAAGAAGTGATTAATAGTCATAAATAATGGTAACATGATTAAAGCTCCAAATGCACCATGCTCGTGGCTATAAATGTAACATCTCCCTCAGAGTACCATTCATCCAAAATCAAACCACAAGAATGGTTAACGTTGTTCTATAAACTATATATACAtctagaaaataatatttaagaatGTCAATtactttatcatttttcaaaccTATCCTTTTTCTTAAGATATTTAAGTCTAAAAATAAATCAGATCCATTAATATCCAACACGTTctcatgttttaaatatttttcaaggtttaaacatttttgtttcagaaatatacaatttagtgactttaatttttttaaactaaataaaaaactaaaaatatattcatatattttaaattattcaaatctACTTTGAAGTGTGACAATTGTTTTATCtacaatatacaaaaaataatcaattctaaataatttttttctctatttttataattttatttataactctTTTTTGTGATacaattaattcaaatttttgtatacactaattcaaattttctagttgacatatatatatatatatatatatatatatatttatttattttaaataaaaaattgtaatatttaaaacactactaaaaataattatattaaactaatGAATTAAAACACTAAAATATGTGTGATAATTGTTTTATCTACAATatacaacaaataattaattctaaataatttcttctctactttcataaatttattcataactCTTTCTTGTGATGCAATTAAAGCAttggttatttttttgttttgaatttttgaataaaCTAATTCAGTTTTTCTAGTTAACATAtctacatatttttatatgaaataaaaaattataatatataaaacactattaagaatatatatatatatatatatatatatatatatatatatatatatatatataaaacgattgaattgaaataatataaCTTGGTTTATTTTAAAGTCTCCCGTCTCAACTTTATTACAAACAAACTGTAAAgtatattttaagattaatcgttaataatagtaaaaaattgttgttcttctcaataataattaaaaaatatatattgttcaTTTCAATTCGAgggtaagtttttttttcctaaactttaattatttttctacacaaaaatttaactttaaatcaTGCTCATCTATTAAATCacaatataattaatagttttgtagaaaaTTTTTTATTCCTCGTCaatatatatgcaaaaaaaaaatttataaactcgtaaataaaaatatatcgaaaaacaaaactggaaaaagatatgcaattctaattttaatacaaatcaaaagcagaataaaaataacaacaacacaaatataAAGACAAGACATACTATGATGAAAAAAGTGTTATATTCAGACAACATAAGATTAAATGAATGTAATATGTAAAAATCCTAACAAAAACTGATtttgagaaagaagaaagtaatGACAGATAAGAGAAGTTACACatagataaagaagaaaatagaatttaaatatattaattataagcgaataaagataattaattattatttctttgtaaagaaaattatgatttaataaataagatattaattattaattatcatttttaatatcaataaatattaataaacattaataataatttaattaaattttatttaaaacataaatgtataattaatttaataaagctatactagtaataaaataatttttgagacttttttaaatataattttataactaatttaatgAAGTACTGACaaaatttgaagttttttttaacataattttataagacCTAAAACGAAAACTTTATTTGCTTTACCTTTCGGTCAGTCTTgagtaataaattataaaacaaaccACAGATTCAAACATCAAGAAAGCAAAATGAGATACAAACATAATACATTCATACTTTATCTTAGCATCTAGAACCttctaagaaaacaaaaagaaaaacaaaaaacaaataaaaaaaagaatgttaATCGATgtcctaaaaaataattaatatgcatgagtttcatcatttttacattaaaagttgaaataattaagtacattaattaaaatattataaatgcatataacatattttataaagacaaaaatacccttttaaaaatttagacaataattttttgatataaaacaaggactttgaaatttttaaaatctatactttagttgtttttttgtattggtatttttttttagatgttCAACATTATActttgagttaaatatgtttttggtccctcaagtttcagcgaattttggaattagtccctcatcaaaatttttgaccaatttagtccttcatctttcaaaatgcatgaatttagtcattttaaccaaattttgttaagtttatctaaagtttcaagcgcatttcatgataatatttaaattatttatacattgtttgacacatttttgcttcaatgttaacttaaatactatcatgaaatgtgtttgaaacgtcagataaacttaacaaaatttggttaaaaggactaaattcacgcattttgaaagatgaatgactaaattggtataaagttttgatgagggactaattctaaaattcactgaaacttgagggaccaaaaacatatttaacccttatacttttgttgatttttctattaatttaaactttattatctttaattatatttaatttttagcaacattaaaatatagttattttattatttaactgtttttttaatttttattaatgagcattcaataaaatattacatactATACCACACTTATAAGTATTTTtgtattaatgattattaggtcatattttatttaatatcacagTTAACTATGtcttcttataaaatttaatgtatattaattatccttaatgAGTGACATAAATATATTAGTTAGCAAGATACATAAAAGTAACTCATACTTCATCGTA from Vigna unguiculata cultivar IT97K-499-35 chromosome 8, ASM411807v1, whole genome shotgun sequence encodes:
- the LOC114195551 gene encoding non-specific lipid-transfer protein A-like; this translates as MKSVFVSFFTLLVVLVFTVAAKEASKGLTCDQEKSLVAPCLDFLTKKTDTPSTPCCQGLTKLIESTPTKEEKKAACKCLKEGASQVPNLDKDRVNNLCKTCKISVHFLFSKDLECEKL
- the LOC114195501 gene encoding non-specific lipid-transfer protein A-like, with the protein product MKPVFVSFFTLLVLVFTVAAKEPSKGLTCDQEKTLVAPCVDFLTKKTDTPATPCCEGLKKIIESSPTKKEKKAACKCLKEAASQVPNLDKDRANNLCKTCKITVDFLFSKNFECEKL